Within the Medicago truncatula cultivar Jemalong A17 chromosome 4, MtrunA17r5.0-ANR, whole genome shotgun sequence genome, the region AAGAAAACTACCTGAAACCAAGGCAGAAAGATGAGCTAAATCCATTTAGTGCTCACTCCTGTCATGGTAATTTCTTACAAGATTTTCAGCATATTGAGCAGTTTCATCATATGCATGGATCATCATCCTCCAATCAAGTTTTTGGGGACCAAACTCAAAACTTTGATCTATTTGGTAATGCAGAATGTGCAAATACAGATTTTGATGTTTATGATGGAAAGTCTTTTGCTGAGAATAATAGCGGTAGTGAGCATGCTCATAACCTTATTGACAATTTTCAATATGATGGTTATAGTTTGAATATCCCTAGAAGAAATCAACTTGATCTTATGGTTGAAAACCATAGTTATTTTTCCTTCAATAATCCTTCAGAAACCAAGTCATTGAGTTATGTTGTACCTGAGGATGAAGTTTCAAGCATAGCCCCGACAAATTATTACCAAAGAGCTGGATTGAATATAAACAACAGCTTGTTATCTCCTACGACAAGAAGAGCATTTAAAGCgaagaagaaaacaatcatAGTGAAGGGGCAATGGACAGTGGAAGAAGATAGGTGCATAAATTTCTTTAAACCTTCTTGTTTACATAACTATATAATTAAGCttgttacataatttttttcatcacATTTTAAGTTTTTGCATATTTTGGTTTTAATATAAAACACATATGTGCTTTGATTTGAATGCTTCTGAAAACAGATTGTTGAGTCAAATGGTGGAACAATATGGAATAAGGAAGTGGTCTCATATTGCTCTGAAGTTGCCTGGAAGAATAGGGAAACAATGCAGAGAAAGATGGCATAACCATTTAAGACCAGACATAAAggttccatttttatttttcacacacatatataaaataaattaatagagATACACACTTTATACAACTGAGTCTATATGTACAATGTCATCAATGATTAATACATGATCCAATATTtgaattctctctctctctctctctcttaactTTCATATAAGGTATACATACTTTAATAGAGATACATACTTTTAACTTGGTatgcatactttttttttgtcttacaATTAACTAATTTAAGTATCTCTACATTCTCACAAAAAGAGTTCGATGATTGCATGATACAAATTTGTTCATACGAATTTTCCTTCTATATTAAACTTCAATTCGTGCATTTTTGCAGAAAGACGTATGGACAGATGAAGAGGATAAGATATTGATCCAAGCTCATACAGAGATAGGAAATAAGTGGGCGGAGATTGCGAAAAGATTGCCAGGAAGAACTGAGAATGCAATAAAAAACCATTGGAATGCAACAAAGAGAAGGCAATATTCCAAAAGAACATGTCGTTCGAAGTATCCAAGAGGGACTCTTTTGCAAGAATATATCAAGAGTCTGAATTTGGATCAAAACCCTCCAAGAGACTTTCGAAAAAGATCTTCTGCTAAAGCCAAGAAAAAGATTACTTGTAGCACAAGCAAAGCCGCAACACAGATTCCTCAGCCACATATtgcaaatcaattttttcctaATGACCGCTCGGTGCCAAACTATGAGTTCAATGATTTTTCTTTGGATGATAATTTGTTTGAAGAAGGGTGTGGTATTGATTCTCTGCTAGATGATATGTCAAGTGTTCCTACTATGGATGAAAAAGAATGTGATAAGGAAGGCATGCAAGTTGTTAATCTTGATGAGCATCAATTGGAGAAAGAGGTTGAAGTTAAGAAGGAGTTGGATTTGGTGGAGATGATCTCTCAGGctaatcaaaatattaattgatgtgTAAATCCTTGTCCTTGGATTGGAGGCCATTATATTTATGGGTTTAGCTCCGGATGATATGGAACTTGGACTTATAGTTTCTCATTTTGTTACTATTAATAGTATATCATATTTTACGATAATTGAAGATAACAACAAATCTCAGTATGTATACTTCATGTTTTCAATCAACAACATAGTCatactttaaagtttaaacaaaaaaaataaatcaacataCTCATAGACAATATTGAATAAAGGGG harbors:
- the LOC25493761 gene encoding transcription factor MYB98; translation: MLPSISVTPNSVMVFDTNLRENYPSQSQSMHLQENYLKPRQKDELNPFSAHSCHGNFLQDFQHIEQFHHMHGSSSSNQVFGDQTQNFDLFGNAECANTDFDVYDGKSFAENNSGSEHAHNLIDNFQYDGYSLNIPRRNQLDLMVENHSYFSFNNPSETKSLSYVVPEDEVSSIAPTNYYQRAGLNINNSLLSPTTRRAFKAKKKTIIVKGQWTVEEDRLLSQMVEQYGIRKWSHIALKLPGRIGKQCRERWHNHLRPDIKKDVWTDEEDKILIQAHTEIGNKWAEIAKRLPGRTENAIKNHWNATKRRQYSKRTCRSKYPRGTLLQEYIKSLNLDQNPPRDFRKRSSAKAKKKITCSTSKAATQIPQPHIANQFFPNDRSVPNYEFNDFSLDDNLFEEGCGIDSLLDDMSSVPTMDEKECDKEGMQVVNLDEHQLEKEVEVKKELDLVEMISQANQNIN